The sequence GCAAGGTCGTGGTCTTGCCGGCGCCGTCCGGACCGACGAGGCCGAAGAGCTGTCCCTCGGCGACCTCGAAGGTCAGTCCGTCGACGGCGAGAATGTCGCCGAAGCGGCGGGAGAGGTTCTCGACCCTTATCGCGGCGCCGTTCTCACTCATCATCCCTACCATCCGTGCTCAGAAACCACGTCGCAGTCGACTGCTTCCGTTCATCTCACGAGTCGTCGTCGCCGTCGTCGTCCGGCAGTCGCAGCCACACGTCCGCCGGCATTCCCGGTTTGAGGTCCAGCTCGGGATCTCCGGACACGCTCACCTTCACCGCGTAGACGAGCTTCACGCGCTCCTCCTCCGTCTGTACGTTCTTGGGCGTGAACTCGGCCTCCGAGGCGATGAAGGTCACTTCGCCCTTGTATTCTCTTTCGGGATACGTGTCGGTCCTGATGTGCGCTGTCGCACCGATCTTCACCGCGCCGATGCGGTCCTCCCGTACGAAGATCCGGACCCATCGGTCGTCCGGGTTCATGACGGTCAGGACAGGTGACCCGGCCGGGACGGTCTCGCCGGGCTCGCGATGGCGGACGGTGACGATGCCGTCGATCGGCGCGACGACCCGCATGTTGGCGATCGTGGCTTGGGCGACGCGGAGGCCGGCCTCGGCCTGCCGCAGTTGCGCCCGCTGCGCCTCGATGCGCTCACTTCGCGGCCCGTCCTCAACGAGTTTGAGCTGCGCTTCTGCCTGCTCGTGTCTGCTCTGCGAGATGTCGAATGCCACCTGGGCCTTCTCGTACTGCTCCTCGCTCACGGCGCCTCCCTCGAAGAGGTTCGTCGTGCGCTCGAGGTTGCGTCGGGCGTCGGTGAGTTGCTGCTCCGTCACGTCCCGCGCGGCACGCGCCTGCGCCACCTCCTCCGGTCTGGGCCCTCGCTCAAGCTCGTCGAGCGCCGAGCGCGCGGCCTCGACCTGAGCCCGCGCCTGGTCGAGGTGGGCCAGCGCCTGCGTCCGGTCCAGAGAGGCCAGCTTGTCGCCGACGCCGACGCGGTCGCCTTCGCGGACCGTTATCGAGTCCACGCGACCGGTGGCCTGGAACCCCAGACGGGCCTCGGTGGCCTCGACGGTACCCGAGGCGGCCAGCTCGTCGCGGTTCGCGTCGTCACGGAACACGGTGAGCCACAGGACCAGTCCGACGGCGGCAGCGGCCGCGACGACCATGACGATTCGTCGTCTCTTCTTCATCGCAGACTCCCCAGGTTCTCTTCCAGCCACGCGGGCGTCAGTTCTCCAGTTGTGCGCGCCAGCTCGACGCCGGCGACGATCTCCGAGTTGCGTGCCCCCACCAGTGCCGACCGTCACCGTCCGCTACCCGGTTCCGGGCGGGTTCCGCCGTGGCGACCGTCACTGTCCGTTCGGCGATCAGAGGACAGTCCGGCCCTGACAAAGGCGACGACGCTCTCCACGAGTTCCGCACGCGTCGCCGCATCCTCCTGATCCACCGCCACTCCCTCCCGCAGAAGGTCACGCGCCAGCACCAGCCAGAGCGGCTGGGAGGCGACGCTCAATGCCATGAGCTCAGGGTCCCCGGCGCGGATCGAGCCGTCTGCCTGGCCCTCGGCGATGAGTTGAGCCAGCGTCCGCAGATTGTCGCCCATCATGTCGTGGGCGGTCTCGGGGACTGGTCCACCGGAGACGATCGTGTGAATCACGAGCTGCGGCACGCCCGGGTTATCGGAGAGGTGCTCGAAGAAGGCGCGAACGACCGCCTCGATTCTCCGAAGAGGAGTTCCCGAGGTCTCGGCTGCGGCGACGACCCTCTCCCTCGCCGCGCGCGCGACAGTGGCCGTCACGGCCTCGAAGAGGTCGTGTTTCGAGCCGAAGTGGTATGCGACCGCCCCGAGGTTGGCGCCCGCAAGTCCCGTGATAGAGCGCACGGAGGCGCCCTTGTAGC comes from Candidatus Effluviviaceae Genus V sp. and encodes:
- a CDS encoding HlyD family efflux transporter periplasmic adaptor subunit, with protein sequence MKKRRRIVMVVAAAAAVGLVLWLTVFRDDANRDELAASGTVEATEARLGFQATGRVDSITVREGDRVGVGDKLASLDRTQALAHLDQARAQVEAARSALDELERGPRPEEVAQARAARDVTEQQLTDARRNLERTTNLFEGGAVSEEQYEKAQVAFDISQSRHEQAEAQLKLVEDGPRSERIEAQRAQLRQAEAGLRVAQATIANMRVVAPIDGIVTVRHREPGETVPAGSPVLTVMNPDDRWVRIFVREDRIGAVKIGATAHIRTDTYPEREYKGEVTFIASEAEFTPKNVQTEEERVKLVYAVKVSVSGDPELDLKPGMPADVWLRLPDDDGDDDS